A window of the Marinifilum sp. JC120 genome harbors these coding sequences:
- a CDS encoding serine/threonine-protein phosphatase, protein MEIRYTEFTHQGTRNENQDRLLCINRDENGSSCALFAVVDGMGGLSDGAETAQEVNNSLKMAYTDIMDSPNRLKELQNVLQRANVRINESKQSRRGATCSALWLEKDRYFIAHAGDTRIFSINSNKTGLLTEDQNIAFTMYSMGRKTYEEYLSGGGHNRLLSFVGIGKNMKLLGFEGRTAQGDIFLLCSDGLNQFLQLKNVEKLGREALQQNDPYQYILQHLKETVLPDRSEDNVSWICLQIT, encoded by the coding sequence ATGGAAATCCGATACACAGAGTTTACCCATCAGGGGACCAGAAATGAAAATCAGGACCGGTTGCTTTGCATCAACCGGGATGAAAACGGTTCCAGCTGTGCTCTTTTCGCAGTCGTGGACGGCATGGGAGGACTATCTGACGGAGCTGAAACTGCTCAGGAGGTCAATAACTCTCTAAAAATGGCTTATACCGATATCATGGATTCCCCGAACCGTCTGAAAGAACTCCAGAATGTCCTGCAAAGGGCCAACGTCAGGATAAATGAATCAAAACAGTCCCGCCGGGGAGCTACCTGTTCTGCCCTGTGGCTGGAAAAAGACAGATACTTCATAGCCCACGCCGGAGACACACGCATATTCAGCATCAACAGCAACAAAACCGGACTGCTCACCGAAGACCAGAACATAGCTTTCACAATGTATTCAATGGGCCGCAAGACTTACGAAGAATATCTCAGCGGCGGCGGACATAACAGATTGCTTTCATTTGTGGGTATAGGAAAAAACATGAAACTGCTGGGCTTTGAAGGAAGAACAGCCCAGGGGGACATATTTCTACTCTGTTCGGACGGATTGAACCAATTCCTACAACTTAAGAACGTGGAAAAACTGGGCAGAGAAGCGTTGCAGCAGAATGATCCATATCAATATATCCTGCAACACCTGAAAGAGACGGTCCTTCCTGACAGGTCTGAAGACAATGTCAGCTGGATATGCCTCCAGATCACATAA